Part of the Leptodactylus fuscus isolate aLepFus1 chromosome 6, aLepFus1.hap2, whole genome shotgun sequence genome, aactactataatactgctcctatgtacaagaatataactcctataatactgctcctatgtacaagaatataactactataatactgctcctatgtacaagaatataactactataatactacctcctatgtacaagaatataactactataatactgctcctatgtacaagaatataactcctataatactgctcctatgtacaagaatataactactataatactgctcctatgtacaagaatataactactataatactgctcctatgtacaagaatataactactataatactgcccctatgtacaagaatataactattataatactgctcctatgtacaagaatgtaactactataatactgctcctatgtacaagaatataactactataatactactcctatgtacaagaatataactactataatactactcctatgtacaagaatataactactataatactactcctatgttcaagaatataactactataatactgctcctatgtacaagaatataactcctataatactgctcctatgtacaagaatataactactataatactgcccctatgtacaagaatataactactataatactgctcctatgtacaagaatataactactataatactgctcctatgtacaagaatataactactataatactactcctatgtacaagaatataactactataatactgctcctatgtacaagaatataactactataatactacctcctatgtacaagaatataactactataatactgctcctatgtacaagaatataactactataatactgctcctatgtacaagaatataactactataatactgcgtaTTATCTTGGATTGTTTACAGCATACTGTTCACTGTCATGGGTTTTCCACGCTCTCTGGTGTTCATGCCTCAGTCATGGCGGGGATCAGGTTACAATCTCTCTGTACAGAGGCTTCGCCCCTTTGGTTTGTTTTTGCTCTCCCTCCCATGTGGAATGTCTCAGGTAGATGCTGATGTCAGGACACTACATGAAGTGAATGGAAGTCCTGGAGCTAAAAATACGATGATTCATGTGCAGAATTCACACCCACACAGAGAATACTGTGGGTGAGGTGCGGGAGAAATGAAAAAGATTGCACAGATGATTTTACGATATTCACATCTTTCAGAGAGAAACAGCCGATTTAGCAGGAGACTATAAAAGCTCTGTCTAGTATTTGTCACAATGTGTCGGACTCTGCGCTTTATATAAGACATTGTGAGGGAACACAGGCAATAATGTGTATCTCTGGTGACACTGGTGTGACTACCATTAGTCTTCCCatggggttgtcacccagctttctccatATACGACTGTCCATCTCCTGATTATAATTAGTTACATATTTATgtagatttgccattcaggatGTAAGGAAAGCTGACAACCACAATAGGAGATGAGATGGCGGCCTTATTATTTGTCACCTGCTTTCTGAGAAAAACACTTCTGTAAAGTTGTTAGAAACTCTGTTTGACATTTTATATTCTCCTACCTCTTCCAAGAAAGCTGGGTGGGTAAAGCTATCGTATGGCTGTGACTATTAGTGACCTGCAGTGATGTCATCCTTGTGAGAACTGATGTCACTGTGTCACATGACCGTCTTTCCTAGATAATGGAAAGAGTAAAGAAAGTGATATATCTATGAAGAGTGAAGACAGATATTACTGAAATACACAGCACACACTGCAGCTCTGTACTGGGGAGACTCACTTTCTGAAAATGGAGTCTTCagacacaaatttatgcgcaaaAAATTAGTAATCAATAAATTAAGAGACAAACAATAACTggggtgtgggggagggggacatcAAAATTGTGGTGTGTTACATTGTAACCTATACCGGACTAGGCTAATCTCCATTTCCATACAGATATTTAGAATATTTTTATCTTTTCCGTTCACATCAAGGCCGTGGCATTCATAAGTCAGGCCACcaactcctttataaatggcCGCCAGCCATAGTCAGTCAGATTCTTGCGTCCGTGAttgtgcttgcagcacttttctctctgcatgttttgtgcggacaccgagcggaaaccacatggaccccattatagtctatagagtctgcggatttcccaggtaaccgctttgtaatgtgtataggtttccattcgggggttccccaagtgaactccctgaacggaaacccaaacacgagtgtgaaccgagccttagattCGACTTGCCCTGTTTCATAGCGCCATGTGAGGGCTCACTTTCCTCAGGACATACCGTACTTTGTATCGACACCTTGTAATATTCTGAACAATGTACTGGaaaccttataaaaaaaaaaaatcagaaagggTGTAATaggaaattaaaataataaaaaatgatgtTCGCTTTAGTCAGTACAATCACAGTGATTCCAGATTTTgactttacaaaaataaaaattttgaagAAATATAAAAATTTCCTTGAGTCACTAttgtctgacacctgtaacttttcatACACTTCTATGTAAACACTTGAATAGCTTGTAAAACATGAACAACAGATTTCTGATGCATTTTTCTGATAGCAAATCTGCTGCACTAAAACTGCACAGTGTAAACTGAAGCTGAGAGATTCTCACATTACACAGTGAAACAACATTTATAGGAATCCATCACGTTATCCTGACATTGCAATGGTTGGAGAACCAAGATAGTAAAATCAATGATCCTCCGAAATAAGATCATGAAAGAACCCCGCATTGAATCAGGTTTACTACAGCAAAATAAAAGTCATAGGAGCCGTCTATATACTCAAGATACTCAAACCCACCAATTTCAGCAGGAACAGTCAGTCACCCTAATGGGCCCAACATATGACATGAAAGTAATGGCATCCCCAAATCCAAGAGGGTTAACAATGGCATTGCCCCCCCATTTACACACAACTAGTTCCCTGACTTCCCCCATTTTACCCAGCAGTGACCTGgcccagtgtatatacagtacaggagattcTGCCGGATCCATTCACAACTGCACAGAACGGGATGAAACAAGCAAGAGCTGTCGAAAGTAGTTTAATAAAGTTTCTGTCTTTAGTTCATCGTCCTCATCTCTTCTCCCTCCTGTAATCTTACTCCTTACTCACTCCCAAGGTGCAGGCGCCAGTCACAGACCTCCGTGCAGAGGATCAGGCCCCTTATTTCCAGGAGAAACCTGATGAGATCTGTCAGGATATAATTGCCCAATCCTCAGGTGACATTGATCCCCTTATTGCCACATGAAGGGATCAGCCCCTCTCTTCTTCTCGCAGTAGtgacccttcccctcacaccACCTCCAGTCTGTCACCTGccatcactacttaccttactaaaatatttaaagggctattcccacaCATATAACCATTATTAAGTTTgtatataattaaaagttaaacatttttgcacatgTAAGAacgttttttgcagagttttaaagattttctctaaatatcttgtggtcacagtctcttGATCAGTCACCACTGGATACAACCATGCATACAAGAcccttctaaggtcagaaaaccagccatgaaTTTCTTATTGTGCCTGTGATATCTTCTTAGACATGTACTGCCCCTtcatgataacccagctacagtaAGAAAATCGTGACcaatgccagaccatagaaaggttctgcattcgtggtcatatccattggcaactgatcaattcaaaagactgtcaccattaagatggttagaggaaaactttaaaactgcagaatttgTAAGTAATGTTTCATTAATTACttcattatctacaaatatagatatgatgttCATAGGAATTCCCCTTTAACCTCAGGCTCGCTTCTGGAATCTTTCCCTCCTCTATTGAAGAAACCCTCccttgacccatcctgtgctgctatagACCTGTCTCTTAACTTCTCCAAAATCTTAGAATGCTTGGTCTATTCTCACTCAATCCACCATCTTTCCACTAACTCTCAACCCCTAAGTGTCCACTCACAGTTTTTTCGCAAGTAATTTAtggctgaatccgtgtcagaaaccacgtggaaaaatgcctccccatagagttctagggATTCCGCTaatggggggggaaaaaaaaaaataaagaaaggaggaaagaagaaaaaaaaaagaagcttcctTCAAGGCAGATTCCACCAGtgaaaaccaatgcagtcaataggaggcagaaaagccacgtggaattggcaaaaacagctagctttttttttttttttttctttcaaaaggtccagacactgatggagggaaaaaataaaaaattccgaattcctgaagcagattttctcctcgccaaaatactccgtgtgaatggacccttccaAACTTGCTTCCACTCTGCTGAAACCACCCTCACATAAGTCTCCAATGATCCCCTGACAGCTAAATTTAATGGTGACTATTCCTCACTATGTTCTGTCTGCCTCGTGGACACTGCACTCAGGTCTCATCTCAGACCGCACTTTGTGTATCATTTGTCTCTTCCCCTCaatgttggggttcctcagggctcggtcctaggctcaCACCATCTAAACCAGATCTCTCCAtttcagtctcaggccttactataactcctagacaGACTGCCTATGGTCtttggggaaggaggggggggggcacgcgtgttatgtttgactcagactttCCTACACCCCACCACCAGATACATACAATCACTTACATGCACATGTCTTCTCCATCTAGAAAAcaagaatacgccctttccttaccatggAAACATTAAAGACACTGTTGTCCTGATTATCTCACCTAGATTGCCAACTCCTTACTAATCTGTCTtctcctcactaaactctcccctctacaatctattctgaatgcagaggCCAGGCTCATCTGTCAGTCTAGACGCTACTGCGATGCCTTCAATCTGtgacagtcactacattggctgtctattcatacaataaacttatcaccctcatccacaagactctccataatgccgcacctccctaatCTTTAttacccaacccgtgttctccggtCACTCAATGAcccaagactaacatcctctattctcagaacctcccacactcatatccaagacttctccagagttgcaccacttctctggaatgctttatcctggacaatcagattaactcccaatttctacagcttcaaatgcatcctaaagacacatcttcagacaggcctatcacaattcctaatttaAAGCCTTCAAGAATTAGAATCCTAAAAAAAACCAACCCTCTGTTTATGCTCCCACATAACCCCACAGGATATGCTGCTGTATCATACTACCTATATGTCCAGACACCATCTGTacattaaaggacatgactggtgacagctcatacagctttaAGTGTATTgaaagtaacctctatcacaagAACAGCTGGACCATTGTACAAGGACTTCCTATGAGGCCCTGCTAACTCAGAttttaagctcttgtgagcagggccctctgcCCCATTGTATGAATTGACCTATTACTCTAATGTCTGTCTGTACTTGACCCCAGCAATTTGTAAAGTGCAGTGGAATAAGTTTGTGCAATAAATATAAGCTATATACAATGATCACTCCATGGATGTTGCCCATCGTTTAGAGGACACTAACACTTTAGGCCATATTAGAGCGTTGTtactacaacccctttaagaatttacCACTTTCCATCCAGTCCTCTAACCTCAAAATAAACTTTCATTTTATAGAATGTAAATCAGCAGTTTTATTGAGTTGACTTTGTATGCTATTAATCCCGAATAGAGGCAGAGTGCTGATGCGCTGGTCTGTAGACCATGAATGGAGGCAAAATCCATTCAGAACACTGCAGCAGCAAGTTCCATTGTGTGGCCGACCCTTCTTGCACAAACAAACGCaaggacaggggggggggggggggaatagaaaTCTGCATTCCCAAAAAAAAGGAACATTTCACACAGAGTCACAGATGACGCAGACGGGTTCAGTACCAAAATGAAGATTACTttaatttaaaataattttaataCAAACTAAATATAAACTATTTCAGCTCTTAACATGTAAGACACTGACTTCATATACTTTAACATTTCTTTTTATCAAGTATTGCACAATTTAGATACAAAAATTACAATTACATATCTCCATCTTATATAGCAAAAATCTGAATTTGTAACAGAAAATACAACTCTGAAATTACAGGTATCCCTCGATATAAGGTACAGTGaggaataaactttttttttgaacAACTGGTGTCTTGAGACGTCAACTtcggaaattaaaaaaaaaaaaaaaaagaaaaaaagaaaagtctaCATAAAGCTGCTGAAGGAATCACAGATCCGTAAAAATCTTGAAATGTGTcatgtaaatatatttatatataaaacacagacaGAGCTGGAAAAACTCATTCCCCTTTATACATTTAgacaatatagatttttttttttagtttacttTTTCCCCCTGTATCCACCTTTCAGGCAGGTGGACATGCAGGGTTTATTCTAGGCCATGTATGCATACATTATACATACCAATAGCTTCAATTTAGAAAAACAAAAGTCAATGCCTATAAAAAATTAGCTTCTAAATACTGTAAGAGGCAatattccttaaaaaaaaaaaaaaaaatgtagtgaacacaaaaaaaagttaaataacaGAAGAAAATGATGTGCTTCTGCAACCAACCTTGGATTACAAGGGTTACAAGCTGAGGGAGGGAagaagaaatatataaaaaaaaaaaaaaaaaaaaaaaaaaaaaaaaaaaaatcacattgggTCATGCAGCTTGTACAATACTTTGGATATAGAAGCAGTTTTATTTCAGGTTAGTTAGCCATCACCGGCTGGAATTGCTGGTTAGTATACTGCACGTTACTCAGGCTGAAACTCAATCCTTCCACCAGGGATTTCTCATTGAGACCACCGTAAGCCGCAAACATGTCAAAAGCATTACTGTATGGTAGCGGGCCAAGGCTCAGGCCGCCATCACCACCAGGGCAGTTTATGCTGGACCTTCCTTGATCTTGAATACCAGGGAAGATAAACTCCTTTGCGTTAGGGGAAAGGGCAGAGGTTTTTTGAGGGAGGTTGGTAAGGCCAAGGCTGTAGACAGAGTGCATGGACGAGGACATGCCGCTCTGCTTTAACAAGTTATTCACATTGAAGCCAAACTGCGTCGGGGAGGACCGTGCCAGCTTATTACGGGCGTTTGTCTTCATTTTTGTAGATCCGAACTTGGTGGCAGCAAACGTGGCAGTTGTAAAGGTTAAAGGCTGAGTCGCTCTGGGCATAAAGGTTGGACTTACAGTAGCAGAGTCACCAAAAGGGGGTGATGGTGAGCTGGAGACAGGAGATGCTTGGTCAATGATTGGCATGAACGCCTGGGCCTCAGGGTTAAAACTGTTCTTAATCTCCTTATCCAGCTCTGCTCCATTCTCATTGTTGTCATCAACGTAGAGAACTTTGACTTGTCCCTTCTCCCCGATCTGGTAGGAAACTTCTGAGGGATCAATCCACACATTGAGGTCCTGGGGAAGGTTCCTGCGGATATCTTCAATATCCAGTCCACTTTCATTGGCTGCTTGCTCTATGACCGGCTCCACCTTTTCTCCGACGTGTATGCATCTGTACCCCGAACCCTTGTAAGGTTTGTCTGGATACCAGTGACCTTCATATTTCTTCTTCAGGAGTCTTTCAAGTTCTTCACCAAAAATGTTGACTCGTCGCCGGGGCAGCTTGTTATACAGATAGGAAATAATAAAATTCAATGCTACCTGGATTTCAAGCTGCATATCTGTCTCACTCTTCGATACCAGCAAAGATGGTGGCAAAACGGCAGAGGAAGCAACGATGAAAACCTTTGTTTTTTCctgaaaaatataaagaaaaacagGAGGTCAAACTTTTTGTACCTTTTTCTACAACTATTCAGATTAAAAACAGCATTAATGTCTAGTAAATATTTATAAAGAAAACCCACCACAATCTACTATTATTAATCTTTATACTTTGACCTTTATAAAATTTTactacttagatttttttttttttttgtcctcctaAAGTGTCAATGTTAAGACCTGGACAAACCAGATTGGATTTCACTTTTAATGTACACAGCCTCAGCTCTCAGCACATTAAGAGTCAATATTTACTCGGCTCAGAGGTTTCTCTGGTTGGAGgagggctgctgcctccttctaGATATAAGCTGGATACAAGACAAGGTGTTCAGAGTGGCAGGACAATCTCCACCTGCAAGTTTCCCTGCTAACCTAATCTATGTAGATCTACAAATAAATGTTAGTGCACAGGACTAGGCCTAGAGAGTGAAAACTCTGACTCTGCTAGATCCTGTTTAATACTCATACAGCCCCCAGGGCTCCCGGTCCCCTCCCCCTGGATGTAACACAATCTTTGAGACAGTATAAGGCGACCTTTAAACATTTGCTTGGATCAGCAAGGGTGGGGTGGAGAATAAAGATCAAGACACAACCAAAGGTATTTAATAAAACATGTCAGACATGTCGAATTATACAGAGGACTGGTTAACGCCCAAAGCAGACTTAACCTGGATCTCCCCCCATAACATCCTAGAAGCTCAGAGACAGATCATGCAGCAAAGAGTCCAGTGCAAGAAGAGAAAACGTTTGGGCTAGAGCAGGTACGAAACTGGCTTATACACCCGGGTGTGTACAGAACATGCCCAGTGTCAGGGATATTCAACGTATAATTAGGAAACACTACGGCAACCCAGCAATACCAGTCCTGCCAGTTATATGCTGGCACATGTAGTCCAGCCACATCTGGGAGTAGGAGAGGACACCCTGCACAAAAGTGCTCAGACCTGTGCCCAACTGAGGGATAAAAATACCCCGCTGCTTCCAAAAATAAAGACAGCCAAACCCAAGCTATAAATACAGGTAGTATAGAAAATATATTACCAGCCAACAATAGCACCCCCTCCCCAATCTATGACAGCCAAATAAAGTCCTCATGCCAGGCACAAGAAGGGCCCAACACATGTAACAGAGCCCCAGCAAGAATATGGCAGCCAGTCAGCCTACCATTTACTGGGCATATATAGAGCCAAGCGATTACATATAGATGTATGTGGTTACTTCCTACTGTAACACATGCCACATATGGGCCCCTACACATTACACAGATTGCTTTCTGGCACATATGAATCCCTGTTCTTTACCAAAATATCCTGACAGATGGGATACTGCAGCAAACAACATCACATACTAGCTCCTGTTAGCCACATAGGGGCCCTAGCAAGCCACAGGCAGCCATTAAGGCCCATGTACAGACCCTCATGTCGGTTATAAACAGTCTAGGCTTTTTAGCCACATATGGTCTTCTGCAGAGCCAATACAAACATATACATGATAGTCTCATATGGATTCCTGTTCATGTACCAGGCCCTATTAGTCAAATTTGGGTCCCTGAAGGTCCTATACATCACATACTGTGCCCAGTCATATGAGGACCTCTAGTAATCATGTACTAGGCCCAGGAAGCCTCATAATAGCCTGTCATAGTCATATCAAGCCCCGTCAATCACATACCAAGGCCTATCAGTCACATATGTATCCCTGCCAGTCCTATACATCACATACAGGAGCCAGTCACAGAAGGGGCTCCATTATTCATGTACTAGGCCCGAGCAGCCTCATATTAGACCCTAGTTACAGTGTACCAGGCCCAATCATTCACATACAGGCCGTCACATATGTGCCCCTAGTCACAGAGGGCCTGGGCCTTGTCAGACACATAAGGGCCCTTGCAGGGTCTATACATCACAGAGGTCCTGTCAGCAATATACAGGCCTCCCTTTACTATATAGCAGACCCTGTCAGGCACATACTAGGCCCTGCCAACCTCATATATGGGTCCCTGCAGCTCCTATACATTACATACTAGGTCTATCAGTTACATAGGGGCCCCTACTTGGCACGTAGCAGGGCCCCCACCAATAACATATGGGCCCCTGCGAGTCCCATACACGACATAGAGGACGCTCATTAACGTCCGAGACCCTGCCAGTCAGTAAGTGTTACCCGCACAGGCCCAATCCTCACATACGTGGCCCTGGCAGGGCTAGGCACCATATATGGCCTACGTCAGTCACCTCAGGGTCCCTCTCAGCTACATACACAGGCCCACCTGTCACCTAGTAGCCCCTGTCAGTAACCGACGTCACACACAACACCCCCTTCACAAACATACGGGCCCCTGCTAGTCAAAGATGGGGCCCTTAGTAGTCACCTACAGCGTACAAAACCCTTTAAGAGGCCCCCGTCACCCTCATAGGGGCCCCCATCAGTCCTTTACGTCACATATGGGCCCCATCAGCCGCATTCCTGCCACATACGTGTCCCCACCATACACACACACGGCCTCCGTCACAGGTAGCGTCGTGTACAGCAGGCCTTACCGAGGATAGACCTCCGTACAGGGGCTCCGCTACCAGTTCCCTGCCCCTCTCCGAGCGACGTACTTGACTTCAGCCCGTCTTCTGTCAGGTAGATTATTTATACGGAGTCTCCGCCATTCTAAGTGCAGTGGGCGGGAACGATGCAAGGTTCCTGCCAATAGCAAAGCGAGGCATCGGGAAAAGCGAACTTCTATTGGTAGATACGGCTGTCAGTTAAAGAGGCGGAGTAGGTACGTCATGAGGCTGGATGATTAGCGTCCTGTGATTGGCCAATAAAGATCCAATGGTTGGGCGTGCTGTTAAATGTGGGTCAGCAGGTGTCAAGTGATTGGATGATTGAACTGTCAATCACCAGAGACATGAAGGCTCTATTTATAGGAGTGCTGCCAACTGCAATGGGCGGTCCTTTGACGTCaagagcggtcatgtgacctacaGCTGTCCGTCTATAACACCTCcccctatataataacattattattattattttctgtatCTCACTTGTTTATATATGGCCAATATATACCTCCAGATAATATCATCATCACTGACTGAGCTACTAGGCTCACAAGCCAACTCCCTGTGTATAACATCATGTAATGTATATAACATTTACCAGTATATAATCTAGGGATTGCCAGCATGCAAACAGCGCCCCCAGTGACAGGGTGTCAACATTGCCATCACATGACTAGCACCCAGGGGAGTAGCCACAGGGTGTGTAGAAGTAGCAGTCACTATAGTACATGGCCGGCGCCCAGGGGAGTAGCCACAGGGTGTGTAGAAGTAGCAGTCACTATAGTACATGGCCGGCGCCCAGGGGAGTAGCCACAGAGCGGGTAGAAGTAGCAGTCACTATAGTACATGGCCAGCGCCAAGGGGAGTAGCCACAGAGCGGGTAGAAGTAGCAGTCACTATAGTACATGGCCAGCGCCAAGGGGAGTAGCCACAGAGCGGGTAGAAGTAGCAGTCACTATAGTACATGGCCGGCGCCCAGGGAAGTAGCCACAGGGTGTGTAGAAGTAGCAGTCACTATAGTACATGGCCAGCACCAAGGGGAGTAGCAGTCACTATAGTACATGGCCGGTGCCCAGGGAAGTAGCCACAGAGCGAGTAGAAGTAGCAGTCACTATAGTACATGGCCGGGGCCCAGGGGAGTAACCACAGGGTGTGTAGAAGTAGCAGTCACTATAGTACATGGCCAGCACCAAGGGGAGTAGCCACAGAGCGGGTAGAAGTAGCAGTCACTATAGTACATGGCCGGCGCCCAGGGAAGTAGCCACAGGGTGTGTAGAAGTAGCAGTCACTATAGTACATGGCCGGCGCCAAGGGGAGTAGCCACAGAGCGGGTAGAAGTAGCAGTCACTATAGTACATGGCCAGCGCCAAGGGGAGTAGCCACAGAGCGGGTAGAAGTAGCAGTCACTATAGTACATGGCCGGCGCCCAGGGAAGTAGGCACAGGGTGTGTAGAAGTAGCAGTCACTATAGTACATGGCCAGCACCAAGGGGAGTAGCAGTCACTATAGTACATGGCCGGTGCCCAGGGAAGTAGCCACAGAGCGAGTAGAAGTAGCAGTCACTATAGTACATGGCCGGGGCCCAGGGGAGTAACCACAGGGTGTGTAGAAGTAGCAGTCACTATAGTACATGGCCAGCGCCAAGGGGAGTAGACACAGAGCGGGTAGAAGTAGCAGTCACTATAGTACATGGCCGGCGCCCAGGGAAGTAGCCACAGGGTGTGTAGAAGTAGCAGTCACTATAGTACATGGCCAGCGCCAAGGGGAGTAGCCACAGAGCGGGTAGAAGTAGCAGTCACTATAGTACATGGCCGGCGCCCAGGGAAGTAGCCATAGGGTGTGTAGAAGTAGCAGTCACTATAGTACATGGCCAGCGCCAAGAGGAGTAGCCACAGAGCGGGTAGAAGTAGCAGTCACTATAGTACATGGCCAGCGCCAAGAGGAGTAGCCACAGAGCGGGTAGAAGTAGCAGTCACTACAGTACATGGCCGGCGCCCAGGGAAGTAGCCACAGAGCGGGTAGAAGTAGCAGTCACTATAGTACATGGCCGGTGCCCAGGGGAGTAGCCACAGAGAGGGTAGAAGTAGCAGTCACTATAGTACAAGGCCAGCGCCAAGGGGAGTAGCCACAGAGCGGGTAGAAGTAGCAGTCACTACAGTACATGGCCGGTGCCCAGGGGAGTAGCCACAGGGTGTGTAGAAGTAGCAGTCACTATAGTACATGGCTGATGCCCAGGGAAGTAGCCACAGGGTGGGTAGAAGTAGCAGTCACTATAGTACATGGCCAGCGCCAAGGGGAGTAGCCACAGGGTGTGTAGAAGTAGCAGTCACTGTAGTACATGGCCGGCGCCCAGGGAAGTAGCCACAGGGTGGGtgggtgtgtatatatttaaatatattagGCTACATTGTTTCCTATGCATATTCTGGGACTCTGGATTTGATCTGGTTGTTACTTTTAGTTAATCAGAATGAACTGTGTACTATTGGCTAATTCCAGGTACCACAAGTATAACATGCGAATTGCAGCCTTTTTAGATCTTTGAAAGGTATATTTATTCCCAACCTTCCAAATGGAATAACATTGAATATtcttatatattgtataatacaaTCTCTCAAAGGGAGTAAAGATTTTTATTAATTCCATACACCATACAAAACAGCTCcttaaatataatactgtatatacatatatccacaTTGGTATAACATAAAATGCCAGTTTAATACCGTATACAACCACTGCTGCCATATTTCAATGCTTGCCAAATTATTTGTTTTAATAATTtatgttttacatatttttttatcattttttttgtcCATGCAGTCATTAGTGTATTTTTCTGTA contains:
- the TOB1 gene encoding protein Tob1, with product MQLEIQVALNFIISYLYNKLPRRRVNIFGEELERLLKKKYEGHWYPDKPYKGSGYRCIHVGEKVEPVIEQAANESGLDIEDIRRNLPQDLNVWIDPSEVSYQIGEKGQVKVLYVDDNNENGAELDKEIKNSFNPEAQAFMPIIDQASPVSSSPSPPFGDSATVSPTFMPRATQPLTFTTATFAATKFGSTKMKTNARNKLARSSPTQFGFNVNNLLKQSGMSSSMHSVYSLGLTNLPQKTSALSPNAKEFIFPGIQDQGRSSINCPGGDGGLSLGPLPYSNAFDMFAAYGGLNEKSLVEGLSFSLSNVQYTNQQFQPVMAN